The genomic window CCGCCGCGTTCGCGACGACCGGTGCGATGGTCGGCGTTGGCCTCTCGCTGGGCGGCGATCCGGCGATGGCGACCTACCGGCGGCTCGGGTCCTTCTGGCTGCTGGTACCGATCATGTCCGGCGGACTGGCCGGCGGCTCTCCGGGGTCTCGCGGCGAAAAATCGGCGTCACGGTCACCTTCTGGTTGCTCACCCTCGGCAGTTCGGTCCTCGTCAGCTACGGCCTGTACCGACTGTTCGCGACGGTTATCGGGGGCTGATCCGGGCGCGGGTTCGTCCTCGAGCGTGCCGGCGGCTACTCGAGGACCGTCACCGGTTGCGCGGTGCGTTCGACGACGTCGCGGCGATGCCGCGACCGAGAAACCGCCGCAGGAATCCCGTCGACCCGCTGGAGCCGTAGAATCGCTTCCTTCGAGATTTTACTCGTACTACTCGCGAAGGGGTGTCGCAAGGCATCGAATCGCGGTTTACCGGCGGCTCACGGGTCGCTCCGTTCCCGTTCGCTTCTCGAGGGGTCACTTCGTTCGCCCTCGCACCGCTCACCGCGGTCCGGCGCGCGCCACTGCGGGCTGGTGGCCGGTGTTGGGTGAGACGTGAGAGGGCTCGAGCGCCCCGGCCGTGGAGCGAGACGATAGTTTAAACCGCGGGACGCGCCAAGGGCGGATAATGAATACCGAGGAGCTGACGGGGCTCCCGCCCGGTGCCGTCGACCACTTCCGGAGCGAGGGCATCGAGGAGCTCTACCCGCCCCAAGCCGAGGCGGTCGAGGCCGGGGCGACCGAGGGCGAGAACCTCGTGGCCGCCGTCCCGACTGCCAGCGGGAAGACGATGATCGCCGCACTGTCGATGCTGTCGGCGGTCCAACGCGGCGGGAAGGCGCTGTACATCGTCCCCCTGCGAGCGCTCGCCAGCGAGAAGAAAGCGGAGTTCGAGGCCTACGAGCAGTTCGGCGTGACGACCGGCGTCACGACCGGCAACTACGAGAGTACCAGCGACTGGCTCGCGACGAAGGACATCATCGTCGCCACGAGCGAGAAGGTCGACTCGCTCGTGCGAAACGGAGCCGACTGGCTCTCGGATCTCACCTGCGTCGTCTCGGACGAGGTCCACCTGATCGACGACCGGAATCGAGGGCCGACGCTCGAGGTGACCCTCGCCAAACTCAGGAAGCTCAACCCGCGGATGCAGGTCGTCGCGCTCTCGGCGACGGTCGGCAACGCGGACGAGATTGCCGACTGGCTCGACGCCGCGCTGGTCGACACCGACTGGCGGCCGATCGACCTCCAGATGGGAGTCCACTACGGCAACGCCCTGAACTTCGACGACGGCTCGACCCGCGAGGTACCCGTCGACGGCAGCGAAAAGCAAGAGGCCGCACTCGTCCGCGATATCCTCCAAGAGGAAGGCTCTTCGCTCGTGTTCGTCAACTCCCGGCGGAACGCCGAGGCCGCCGCGCGGCGGTTAGGGAAGGTCTCGCGGAACGAGCTGACCGCCGAGGAGCGGACCGAACTCGCGGCACTGGCCGACGAGATCCGAGACGACAGCGACACCGAGACGAGCAGGGATCTGGCCGAGGCCGTCGAACACGGGTCGGCCTTCCACCACGCCGGCCTCTCGAGCAGCCAGCGGACCATCGTCGAGGACGCCTTTCGCGACCGGCTGCTGAAGGTGATTTCGGCGACGCCGACGCTCGCCGCGGGGGTCAACACCCCCGCCCGCCGCGTGATCGTCCGCGACTGGCGGCGCTTCGACCCCAGCGCCGGCGGCATGGCACCCTTGGACGTCCTCGAGGTCCACCAGATGATGGGTCGGGCGGGTCGGCCGGGGCTCGACCCCTACGGCGAGGCCGTCTTGCTCGCCAAGAGCCACGACGAGAGCGAGGAACTGTTCGACCGCTACATCTGGGCCGATCCCGAACCTGTCCGGTCGAAGCTGGCGGCCGAACCCGCCCTGCGGACCCACGTCCTCGCGACCATCGCCTCCGGCTTCGCTCGCACGCGCGAGGGACTGCTCGAGTTCCTCGAGGCTACTCTCTATGCCAGCCAGTCGAGCGAACCGGGTCGGCTCGAGACGGTCACCGACACGGTACTCGAGTACCTCGAGTCGAACGACTTTATCGAACGCGAGGGGGGGACCGACGGCGGCGAGGACGCCGCCGACGGCGCGTTCACCACCGCGGCCGACCTCGAGAGCGAGAGCGGCGGCCGCGACGAAGAACTCGAGGCGACCAGCCTCGGTCACACCGTCTCGCGGCTCTATCTCGATCCGATGAGCGCCGCGGAGATCGTCCACGGCCTCGAGGACGCCGACGAACGCCCGACCGCGCTGGGGCTCTACCAGCTCGTCTCGCGGACGCCGGACATGTACGAACTCTACCTGCGCTCGGGCGAGGACGAGAAATTCGGCGAGCTCTACTACGAGCGCGAGGCCGAGTTGCTCGGCGACGCGCCCAGCGAGTACGAGGAAGAGCGCTTCGAGGACTGGCTCGCCGCGCTCAAGACGGGCAAACTGCTCGAGGACTGGGCCGACGAAACGGACGAAGAGCGGATCACGGACCGGTACAAGATCGGGCCGGGCGACCTGCGCGGCAAGGTCGATACCGCGGAGTGGCTGCTCGGTGCGGCCGAATCGTTGGCCGCCGAAATCGACAGCGAGTGGACCGTCGCCGTCCGCGAAGCACGTGCCCGCGTCGAACACGGCGTCGGTGAGGAACTGCTCGAACTCGTCTCGGTCGGCGGCGTGGGCCGCAAGCGCGCCCGCCGGCTCTACGCGGCGGGAATCGAGGAACCCGCCGACCTCCGGACTGCAGACAAAGGGGTCGTTCTCACCGTCCTCAAAGGCGAGAAGACGGCCGAGACCATCCTCGAGAACGCCGGCCGGGAGGACCCCTCGATGGACGGCGTCGAGCCGGAATCCGCTGGGTCGAACAACAGGGGCGAGAGCGCGACGGCGAACTCGAGCAACGACGCGGAGACCGAGGGAACGGCGGAGGAGACGCCGACGGAAGACGACAGTCAGGCGAGTCTGGGTGATTTCTGATGGAGCTACTGGACTGCCGCCTCGAGATCGGCGATCTGGACGCGTTCGTGGCCGACCTCGGCGAGATCGGCGACCGCCACGGCGTGACGATTCAAGCGTTCGACGCCCGCTACGTCGCCGACCGCGCCCACCTCGAGCGGGCCGTCGAGTTCGCCGACCGCGCCATCGAGCGCGGCGAGAACGTCGCCCGGGACCGCGCCGTCGAAATCCTGCTGTACGCCGCCGGTCGCCGACAGATCGACCGCGCCCTCGAGATGGGCGTCGGCGAGGGCGAGACCCGGGCGGTCGTGCTCGTCGACGGCGATGGGAACGGCGACGCCGATGAAGCGGCCGCACTCGACGCGGTCGAACGCCTCGAGGCGTTCGAAGGGCGAGCGCCGACCCTCGAGACGCGAGATACCGAGACACTCTGCAACTTCTTCGAGATTCCCGCGGCCGAACGGGCGGCGACCGACGCGGGACTGTCGGCGCTGGTCCGCGAGCGCGTCGCGCTGCTCGAGGTCGAGAAGTAGCCGGCGGAGACGAGCGGCCGCCGCGGCTCGAGAGAGTCGACGGCACGCTCTTGTGCGACCCTGCCGACATCTAGCTATGGCCACCCTCGAGGATCCGCTCGAGATCGGCGGCATGACGGTTCCGAACCGGCTCTATCGTGCGCCGCTGCTCGAGTGTGCGGGCAACGGCCCCGACGCGGTCGACGCGCTGATCGACGACTTAGAGCCCGCGGCGGCGTCGGGTGTCGGCCTCATCTGTCAGGGCGCGACGATCGTCCGCGGCGACGGCGGCTGTGCCGCGCCGGGGATGACCCGCGTCCACGACCCCGCGTTCGTCTCGCAACTGTCGCGGCTGACCGATCGGATTCACGACCACGGGAGCCGGATCGTCATCCAACTCGAGCACGGCGGCCTCCGGAGCATGGAGACGTGGCACGCCGAATACCGCGCGGAGCACCCGGACCTCGAGCAACTCGCCGTCTCGCGCCCGCCGTGGCAGTTGCGGCTGCTCGATCGGCTGGGATTCCTCGAGTACGACCCGCACGTCCTCACGACCGCGGAGGTGTACGAGCTCGCGGCCGATTTCGGGCGCGCGGCGGCCCGCGCCGTCGAGGCGGGCTACGACGGGGTCCACCTCGCCGGGGCGAATATGGGGATCGTTCAGCAGTTCCTCTCCCCCTTTTACAACCGCCGGGACGACGAGTTCGGCGGCTCGCCCGAGGCCCGCCTGCAGTTCCTCGCGGTCGTCCACGACGAGATCCGCGACCGCGCCGGCGACGTTCCGCTGCTGACCAAGGTACCGGCGGAGACCCCGGCACCGCCGCGGCCGGTCGTCCATCGAAAGCTGTCGCTCGAGGACGGCGTCGAGATCGCCCGTCGACTCGAGAAAATCGGCTACGACGCGGTCGTCCCCGTCCAGACCTCCGTCGTCTGGGACATGAGCATCGTCCGCGGGGAGTACCCCGAGCGGGCGTGGACCAACGAGGGGCTGCAAGCGGAGTACGACGCGGCGTTCGGCGGCGCGGCGCGAAAGCGACTCGTCTCGTTGGCCAACCGAATTCAGTCGCTGCAGTACGATTTCGAACCCGCGTGGAACGCCGACTTCTGTCGGCGGGTTCGCGAGCAGGTTTCGATTCCTGTGCTGGCGGAAGGTGGTATTCGCGAGCGCGAAGAGATGGACCAGCTATTGGGAGGTGCGATCAACAAGAGTGAGAATCCCGAGACACCGGCCTGCGACATGGTCGGCATGGCCCGGCCCTTCTACGCCGAACCGCGGCTTGGTGCGCGGCTGCTCGAGACCGGGTCCGAGACCGAAAATCCGCGCGTACTCTGTGAAAGTTGCAACAACTGTACGGTGCCGCAGGTGACCGACGCGCCGGGGATCTGCCGGACGCCAGCCGTGCTACGCAAACGGGGCGACCTCGAGCGCGAGGGCGCGTACGACCGCTCCGAGCCGTGACGGTCAGCCGGAGAGGGTTCCGTCGGTCAGTTCCGCGAGGGTTCCCTCGACGGTATAGTCGGGCGCTTCGACTTTGAACTGCGAGTCCGTCGACCCCGCATAGTGTAACTGGAGCGTGTACGAGCCGTCGTCCTGGATCGGCGCCACTTCGACGCGGTTCTCACCGATCTGATCGAGTCGAACCATCTCACCGGCGTACTCGGAATCAGTCGTGCCGTCAATCTCGTATAGTTCCCATTCGGCGTCGATGGCCGACCCCTCGAGCGGGTAGCCGCCGTTAATCCATCCGCCGAGTCCCTCGTCGATCGCGTACGTGTGTTCGTATCCCGCGTCGATCAGGGAGGCGGCACGCTGAGAGGACAGGTGATGCGGACACGCACAGTAGGTGACGACCCGGGTATCGGTCGACCACTCCTCGACCGGATCGTCCTCGATGTCGCCGGCGTCCGCTGCCGGCGAGAAGACGGCGCCTTTGATCCGCCGTTCATCGTACTGAGTTCGAGTGCGCGCGTCGACGAACTTCGCCTCGTCGTTTTTGTACCACTCGTAGGTATCCTCGACTGGCACGAGCGGAACGTCGACTCCGCTGGGCGTCGAGTTCAGTTCGTAGTCGAATTCGTTGGCCGCTGTCGCGTCGCTATTGCCACCGAGACAGCCCGCGACCACGCCGACCGTCGTCGTCCCGCTAACGGCGAGGAACGTCCGTCGATTCATACGGACAGCTAACGAGGACAGGGAGATATGACTTCTGGTGACGCGAGAGTTACCGTGAGACCCCTTCGTTTCGACTGGAAACCGAGAGACGGGGCTGGCGAAGTACTCGAGTCGAAACGGCAGAGAAGTAGTCCATGCTGGATTCGAACCAGCGTCCCGAGCCCCAGAAGCTCGGAGGATTGGCCACTACCCTAATGGACTTGACATGTTTCGCCGGTCTCCGATTTCCGACGAGGTACCAGATAGTAGTGGGAGTGCATATTAGAGTGTTACGAACTGGACCGAGAACGGGTCGCGTGTCGAGTACATCTCGAGTCGGCGCCGCCGTTCACGACGTGTCGACCATCGGTGGTTCGTAATGTTCCGCTCGATGGCAGTTCGCACAGAGAACGCTACACCGTTCGATTTCGGCTCGTATCCGTGCTTTCGGCCGATCGTCTGCGACTAATTTCGTGACGCTCGCCCCCTTCGTAGTGTCGTCGTGATGGTAGTCCAGACACCCAAGATCGGACTCCGCACAGCGGTTACACCCCCGCTCTCGTTTCCGATCGTGAATCCACTGACGGCGCTCCCGAGTCGGCTGCGAGTAATGGATTTTTCCGGTGGCAGTTCGCACAGAGAACCTCACACTTCTCGATCTCGTCACGGAGCCGGTCTTTTCCGTAGCCGTAGGTCACCATTTTCCCAACTGCCATCTCCTTCGTCGCTGTCTCGATATGGTGGAAATCGAGGCACGCAACGCTGTCGGCCCCACATCGGAAACAACCTCGCTCTTTCTTTATATCATTGAGCCACGAACGAAGCCGTGAACGGCGGCGTAACGATCGCTCCGTATTCCAGTCGGCGTTTCGGTAGTGCCACCGTTGGTCGACCGAGAGTTCCTCCCAGACGAGCCCGGGTGGCAGTTCGACATCGTCCGGTTTCGGCTCCACACGGGATCCGGTAGACGGAGCCGTCTCGAGCCCTGCCATCTCTTTCGCGTCGTTCCAGCCGCCACAGGTCCGAATGATCGTCGCGGACGCCGGCGTCAGGCCTAACTCCTCGTACTGCGCTTTCGTCGGCGACTCGTCCAGTCGCTCAGCAGCCTCCCGGAGCGCCTCGAGGCACTCCGCCTCGGTGGTCATGCGCCCGTTGGCCGCGGCATCCCGTATAAACCCTCGTCCGCGCTACGCTCCGAGACCAGCGAGAGAGCGAACGCGAATCGATACCCCTTTTCCGTTCTCTCGCGCACCTGCGAGTATGTACATCGGACGATTCGTCGTCGTCGGCCCCGAAGTTGGCGCGTATCGCGTCTCTTCGCGGTCGTTCCCGAACCGAGAGCTCACCGCTCGAGACGAGGCGCTCACCGTGGGTCCCACTGAGGACGCCCCGGAGACCGACAACCCCTACGTCTCCTACAACTGCCTGCGGATCGTCGAGACGCCGACAGGCGAGACGGCCGCGTTCGGCAACGGCTCGCACGTCGATCCGATCGCGGAGAAACTCGAGTTGGGATATCCCGCCCGGGACGCGCTGGCCGAGAGCCTGCTGGCGCTGGATTACGAGAAAGACGACTACGACACGCCCCGGATCGCGGCGACGATCGGCGACGGCGAGGCGCTGATCGGAACCGTTCGCAAGGACGCCCTGCTGGTCGAGACCGTCGACGAGCCGACGCTGGTCGCGACCTACGAGACGGACTCGCCCGAGGCGTTCGAGTTCGAGGCCGACGATGCGGCGGCGGCCGCGAGCGAGGCCTACGACCTCGAGTTCGAACACGCGGTCTGTGCGGCCGGCGTCGCCCGGACCGAAGACGGGTTCGAAACGGCGATCGAGAACGGCGACTGATCGACGCGACGGCGCTCGGCCGGTTCGCTCGAGGCAACGACTAACCTACAAACCCCTCGAGGCAGTTATCCTCGAGCATGAAGGTCGGACTCGTTTCGGACATTCACGGCAACCGGGTCGCGCTCGAGACCGTCCTCGAGGACATGCCGCCGGTCGACGAACTGTACTGTGCGGGCGACGTCGTCGGCTACAACCCGTGGCCCGCCGACTGCGTCGACGAGTTGCGAGAGCGGGGCGTGCCGACGGTGATGGGAAACCACGACGCCGCCGTCGCCGCGGAGACGCCCTTCCGGTTCAACGGGATGGCAAAGGCAGGTGTCGACTACGCCGAGCAGGAGCTTTCGGACGACCGACTCGAGTGGCTCGGTTCCCTGCCGGCGGAGCGACTCGAGTGTGACGGCCGGGTGAAACTCGTCCACGGCCACCCGGACGATCCCGACCGGTACACCCGGTATACGTATCCGGAGGAGTTCTCGCCGCGGATGCTCGGCGACGAGGACGTGCTAGTGCTCGGCCACACCCACGTGCAGGGCGCAAAGCAGTTCACGGAGGGGATCGTCGTCAATCCGGGTAGCGTCGGCCAGCCCCGCGACGGCGATCCGCGAGCGGGCTATGCGGTGCTCGATCTCGACGCGCTGACCGTCGACACCTATCGCGTCGAGTACGACATCGAGGCGGTCCAAGCGGCGGTCGACGAGGCAGGGTTGCCCGAACGCATCGGGACGCGACTCGCTCGAGGCAAGTAACCCAGCGAGGTCGAGGCCGACGAGATCGAGGACGGGACCCCGCCGTACGAGCGCGAATCCGCGGGATGCCGGAAACGAATCTTTTTACACTACCCCCACTGCTACG from Natrinema versiforme includes these protein-coding regions:
- the cgi121 gene encoding KEOPS complex subunit Cgi121; translated protein: MELLDCRLEIGDLDAFVADLGEIGDRHGVTIQAFDARYVADRAHLERAVEFADRAIERGENVARDRAVEILLYAAGRRQIDRALEMGVGEGETRAVVLVDGDGNGDADEAAALDAVERLEAFEGRAPTLETRDTETLCNFFEIPAAERAATDAGLSALVRERVALLEVEK
- a CDS encoding ATP-dependent DNA helicase translates to MNTEELTGLPPGAVDHFRSEGIEELYPPQAEAVEAGATEGENLVAAVPTASGKTMIAALSMLSAVQRGGKALYIVPLRALASEKKAEFEAYEQFGVTTGVTTGNYESTSDWLATKDIIVATSEKVDSLVRNGADWLSDLTCVVSDEVHLIDDRNRGPTLEVTLAKLRKLNPRMQVVALSATVGNADEIADWLDAALVDTDWRPIDLQMGVHYGNALNFDDGSTREVPVDGSEKQEAALVRDILQEEGSSLVFVNSRRNAEAAARRLGKVSRNELTAEERTELAALADEIRDDSDTETSRDLAEAVEHGSAFHHAGLSSSQRTIVEDAFRDRLLKVISATPTLAAGVNTPARRVIVRDWRRFDPSAGGMAPLDVLEVHQMMGRAGRPGLDPYGEAVLLAKSHDESEELFDRYIWADPEPVRSKLAAEPALRTHVLATIASGFARTREGLLEFLEATLYASQSSEPGRLETVTDTVLEYLESNDFIEREGGTDGGEDAADGAFTTAADLESESGGRDEELEATSLGHTVSRLYLDPMSAAEIVHGLEDADERPTALGLYQLVSRTPDMYELYLRSGEDEKFGELYYEREAELLGDAPSEYEEERFEDWLAALKTGKLLEDWADETDEERITDRYKIGPGDLRGKVDTAEWLLGAAESLAAEIDSEWTVAVREARARVEHGVGEELLELVSVGGVGRKRARRLYAAGIEEPADLRTADKGVVLTVLKGEKTAETILENAGREDPSMDGVEPESAGSNNRGESATANSSNDAETEGTAEETPTEDDSQASLGDF
- a CDS encoding rhodanese-like domain-containing protein → MNRRTFLAVSGTTTVGVVAGCLGGNSDATAANEFDYELNSTPSGVDVPLVPVEDTYEWYKNDEAKFVDARTRTQYDERRIKGAVFSPAADAGDIEDDPVEEWSTDTRVVTYCACPHHLSSQRAASLIDAGYEHTYAIDEGLGGWINGGYPLEGSAIDAEWELYEIDGTTDSEYAGEMVRLDQIGENRVEVAPIQDDGSYTLQLHYAGSTDSQFKVEAPDYTVEGTLAELTDGTLSG
- a CDS encoding metallophosphoesterase, with product MKVGLVSDIHGNRVALETVLEDMPPVDELYCAGDVVGYNPWPADCVDELRERGVPTVMGNHDAAVAAETPFRFNGMAKAGVDYAEQELSDDRLEWLGSLPAERLECDGRVKLVHGHPDDPDRYTRYTYPEEFSPRMLGDEDVLVLGHTHVQGAKQFTEGIVVNPGSVGQPRDGDPRAGYAVLDLDALTVDTYRVEYDIEAVQAAVDEAGLPERIGTRLARGK
- a CDS encoding NADH:flavin oxidoreductase encodes the protein MATLEDPLEIGGMTVPNRLYRAPLLECAGNGPDAVDALIDDLEPAAASGVGLICQGATIVRGDGGCAAPGMTRVHDPAFVSQLSRLTDRIHDHGSRIVIQLEHGGLRSMETWHAEYRAEHPDLEQLAVSRPPWQLRLLDRLGFLEYDPHVLTTAEVYELAADFGRAAARAVEAGYDGVHLAGANMGIVQQFLSPFYNRRDDEFGGSPEARLQFLAVVHDEIRDRAGDVPLLTKVPAETPAPPRPVVHRKLSLEDGVEIARRLEKIGYDAVVPVQTSVVWDMSIVRGEYPERAWTNEGLQAEYDAAFGGAARKRLVSLANRIQSLQYDFEPAWNADFCRRVREQVSIPVLAEGGIREREEMDQLLGGAINKSENPETPACDMVGMARPFYAEPRLGARLLETGSETENPRVLCESCNNCTVPQVTDAPGICRTPAVLRKRGDLEREGAYDRSEP
- a CDS encoding IMP cyclohydrolase, which translates into the protein MYIGRFVVVGPEVGAYRVSSRSFPNRELTARDEALTVGPTEDAPETDNPYVSYNCLRIVETPTGETAAFGNGSHVDPIAEKLELGYPARDALAESLLALDYEKDDYDTPRIAATIGDGEALIGTVRKDALLVETVDEPTLVATYETDSPEAFEFEADDAAAAASEAYDLEFEHAVCAAGVARTEDGFETAIENGD